A part of Pectobacterium cacticida genomic DNA contains:
- a CDS encoding transporter substrate-binding domain-containing protein gives MTLTRFSLSACLTLVSASLFCSPVWSADLLARIKEAKEITVATEARYAPFEYVENGKIVGYDVDLMNHILAKSLPGVTVKQLDLPFQGILPGLDAKKFDFVITAVTVNQQRMAHFSFTAPVAESTVALLKRAGDSTINTLDDLNGKIVGSQAGSGQLQILQSFDRALKAKGKPGIKAIKQYVSFDEAYADLASQRLDGVAQSLANLGPLIKARPGIFSTLPDMLGPQTFFGWVGRKDADSASLVKLISDGIIDANRDGTMKSLQQKWFGFTMDVPATDMPKPAL, from the coding sequence ATGACTCTGACTCGTTTTTCCTTATCCGCCTGTCTGACGCTGGTCTCCGCCAGCCTTTTTTGCTCCCCGGTATGGAGTGCCGATCTGCTTGCGAGAATCAAAGAAGCAAAGGAGATAACGGTAGCGACCGAAGCACGGTATGCCCCCTTTGAATATGTCGAAAACGGCAAAATCGTGGGCTATGACGTTGATCTGATGAATCACATCCTGGCGAAATCGTTGCCCGGCGTCACCGTGAAGCAGTTGGATCTCCCTTTTCAAGGCATCTTGCCAGGATTAGATGCGAAGAAATTCGATTTTGTCATCACCGCCGTTACGGTTAACCAACAGCGTATGGCGCATTTCAGTTTTACCGCCCCGGTGGCGGAGTCTACGGTTGCCTTACTTAAAAGGGCGGGCGACAGCACGATTAATACCCTTGACGATCTGAACGGCAAAATCGTGGGTTCACAAGCCGGATCGGGTCAATTGCAAATCTTGCAATCCTTTGATCGCGCGTTGAAGGCTAAAGGTAAGCCCGGAATTAAAGCGATTAAACAGTATGTGTCTTTTGATGAAGCTTATGCCGATCTGGCGTCTCAACGCCTCGATGGTGTAGCACAGTCGCTTGCTAACCTGGGGCCGCTGATTAAAGCGCGACCGGGTATTTTTTCCACCCTGCCGGACATGCTGGGTCCGCAGACATTCTTTGGTTGGGTCGGGCGTAAAGATGCCGACAGCGCCTCATTGGTGAAACTGATCAGCGACGGCATTATTGACGCCAATCGCGACGGCACGATGAAGTCACTACAGCAAAAATGGTTTGGTTTCACCATGGACGTTCCTGCAACAGATATGCCTAAGCCAGCCTTGTGA
- a CDS encoding M20 family metallo-hydrolase — protein sequence MMEMGLRVSQQVDEGWINQRLAQLAEFGQLANGGVDRQALSGEELDARAWLIGLARELGCDVYRDAAANLFFRRPGRLEVSPVTTGSHIDTQPSGGNYDGCYGVIAGLACLKALNDAQVVTARPVEVVIWTNEEGSRFAPGAMGSSAFVYPERLSEYLNTVGVDDISFRDALDQHQTRFAAIPFRPDREMDCFIELHIEQGPVLESRDLSLAIVSGIQGVRWYQVTCHGVSAHSGTTPMMQRRDAMTLARQQLNRIEQAMDDAADDALRLTFGRWQVTPNAINTIPSNVRFTLDFRHPSTEKLAQLDAVMASLASDCVTVELLLNKAPVTFDARLNQVLENTANTLDIPHMTLLSGAFHDAMYLSEHCPTSMLFVPSHNGISHNPAEYTDPRSLASGARALACALTELSHSIEGVK from the coding sequence ATGATGGAGATGGGCTTACGGGTCTCTCAGCAGGTGGATGAAGGCTGGATTAACCAGCGGTTGGCGCAACTGGCGGAGTTTGGCCAGTTAGCGAATGGCGGCGTAGATCGGCAGGCACTGAGCGGTGAGGAACTCGATGCGCGAGCCTGGCTTATCGGTCTCGCCAGAGAGCTTGGTTGTGACGTTTACCGGGACGCGGCCGCAAATTTATTCTTTCGCCGACCGGGACGACTGGAGGTCTCCCCGGTAACCACCGGCAGCCATATCGATACGCAACCCTCCGGCGGCAACTATGACGGTTGCTACGGCGTGATTGCAGGGTTGGCCTGCCTGAAAGCGCTAAATGATGCGCAGGTTGTTACCGCACGTCCTGTCGAAGTTGTCATTTGGACTAACGAAGAGGGCAGTCGTTTTGCGCCTGGCGCCATGGGATCCAGCGCCTTCGTCTATCCTGAACGCCTGTCCGAGTATCTTAATACTGTAGGCGTGGATGATATTTCATTTCGTGATGCGCTGGATCAGCATCAAACGCGTTTTGCGGCGATTCCTTTTCGTCCAGATCGTGAAATGGATTGTTTTATCGAATTGCACATTGAACAAGGGCCCGTGCTGGAGAGCCGCGATTTATCGCTGGCCATCGTCAGCGGCATTCAGGGGGTGCGCTGGTATCAGGTGACTTGTCACGGCGTATCAGCGCATTCGGGAACGACGCCGATGATGCAACGACGAGATGCCATGACGCTGGCTCGTCAACAGCTTAACCGTATTGAGCAAGCGATGGACGATGCGGCGGATGACGCCTTAAGATTGACGTTTGGTCGTTGGCAGGTCACACCGAATGCGATCAACACGATTCCCTCAAATGTGCGCTTTACCCTTGATTTTCGCCATCCCTCGACGGAAAAGCTGGCACAACTCGACGCGGTAATGGCGTCGTTGGCTAGTGATTGCGTCACTGTCGAATTATTACTCAATAAGGCGCCCGTCACTTTTGATGCGCGCCTCAACCAGGTCCTGGAGAATACGGCCAATACCTTGGATATACCGCACATGACGCTATTGTCAGGTGCATTTCACGATGCCATGTATCTGTCCGAACACTGTCCGACCAGCATGCTTTTTGTCCCTAGCCACAACGGCATTAGCCATAATCCGGCTGAATATACCGATCCTCGCTCACTGGCGTCCGGCGCTCGTGCGTTGGCCTGCGCACTCACTGAGCTATCCCACTCAATCGAAGGAGTTAAATGA
- a CDS encoding cupin domain-containing protein — translation MKKNADPKSTSTPLGMRLRHARLVHEMTLKQLAQKVACSESLLSKLENDAASPSLAMLHRLAKALETSIADLMADDWAAEQPVLKPEQRNRKRFLQRSKKGGIELENLTQPHKGGLLQGNIHIIEPGVASDGLIEHHGEEMGYVLEGKLELRLGDDVWTLEQGDSFYFSSQIPHGYRNSGDVVVKVLWVNTPVTF, via the coding sequence ATGAAAAAGAACGCCGACCCGAAATCTACCAGCACGCCGTTGGGAATGCGGCTACGCCATGCACGTCTAGTACATGAAATGACGCTCAAACAACTTGCGCAAAAAGTGGCGTGCTCAGAGAGCCTGTTATCCAAATTGGAAAACGATGCAGCATCGCCGTCGTTGGCGATGCTGCATCGTTTGGCGAAAGCGTTGGAAACCAGCATTGCCGACCTGATGGCCGATGACTGGGCCGCTGAGCAGCCAGTACTAAAACCAGAACAACGAAACCGTAAGCGATTTTTGCAGCGCAGTAAAAAGGGGGGGATTGAGCTGGAAAATCTGACCCAGCCTCATAAAGGCGGATTATTGCAAGGCAATATTCATATTATTGAGCCTGGCGTCGCTAGCGATGGGTTGATTGAACATCATGGTGAAGAGATGGGCTATGTGCTCGAAGGTAAGCTGGAATTACGTCTGGGAGATGATGTCTGGACGTTGGAACAGGGCGATTCATTCTATTTCTCGAGCCAGATCCCCCATGGCTATCGTAATAGTGGCGATGTCGTCGTCAAGGTGCTGTGGGTTAATACCCCGGTCACATTCTAA
- a CDS encoding amino acid ABC transporter permease: MTEFMQYLPEYIQALGVTLWISLSAAFAGMLLGFAFNGLCGKCGLAFRLWRLYVWVIRGTPFLAQLAVIYFGLPSIGIMLSAVEATVLSLMLYSAAYFSEIFRAAWNSIPPGQREAALANNISSVCCFWHIQTPQAIRFALPLLGNQFILTIKESAIASIITVPELTMTTSQIVANTYSYVLPYTLLIVSYWLLAQGVSLSVRTLSHILRTGE; this comes from the coding sequence ATGACTGAATTCATGCAGTATCTGCCTGAATATATTCAGGCCCTGGGTGTCACCCTGTGGATAAGCCTGAGTGCCGCGTTCGCGGGCATGTTACTGGGGTTCGCCTTCAACGGGCTGTGCGGCAAATGTGGGTTAGCGTTTCGTCTATGGCGACTATACGTGTGGGTGATTCGCGGTACGCCATTCCTGGCGCAACTGGCCGTTATTTACTTTGGCCTACCGTCTATCGGCATCATGTTGAGCGCGGTTGAGGCCACTGTGCTATCGCTGATGCTGTATAGCGCCGCTTATTTTAGTGAGATCTTCCGCGCCGCGTGGAACAGCATCCCGCCGGGACAGCGCGAGGCGGCATTAGCCAACAACATTTCTTCGGTTTGCTGTTTCTGGCATATCCAGACCCCGCAGGCCATCCGTTTTGCCCTGCCGCTGTTAGGTAACCAGTTCATTCTGACCATTAAAGAGAGCGCCATCGCGTCAATTATTACCGTACCGGAATTGACCATGACGACCAGCCAGATTGTGGCCAACACCTACAGCTATGTCTTGCCTTATACCCTACTGATCGTCAGCTACTGGCTGCTGGCACAAGGGGTCAGCCTAAGCGTAAGAACGCTGAGTCATATATTACGAACCGGAGAATAA
- a CDS encoding amino acid ABC transporter ATP-binding protein, producing MRHVGKSFANQVVLNDINLRVDYGEIVTLIGPSGSGKTTALRCMNFLEAYDKGDVLIKGQLLGYSGRQRGPAHVDSASLIAEVRRPLAMVFQQFNLWPHMTVLDNVAAPLVLGKKLSRQMAKAAAISALGRVGMAQKADDWPARLSGGQQQRVGIARALALNPELLLLDEPTSALDPERVEEVLDVIRVLAEQGMTMVMVTHEMAFAAHISSRLVFMADGNIIESGTPRQIFTQPQSERLKRFIAPLFRRPLQPEELEKLS from the coding sequence ATGCGCCATGTGGGTAAGTCATTCGCAAACCAGGTAGTGCTGAATGACATCAATTTACGCGTCGATTATGGCGAGATCGTCACGCTAATCGGCCCGTCCGGCTCAGGAAAAACCACGGCGCTACGTTGTATGAATTTTCTGGAGGCCTACGACAAAGGCGATGTGCTAATTAAAGGGCAACTGCTCGGCTATTCGGGGAGGCAAAGAGGCCCTGCGCATGTTGATAGCGCCAGCCTCATCGCCGAAGTACGTCGACCGCTCGCAATGGTGTTTCAGCAGTTCAATCTGTGGCCGCATATGACCGTACTGGACAATGTTGCCGCTCCGCTGGTTTTGGGTAAAAAGCTGTCGCGTCAAATGGCGAAAGCGGCGGCGATATCTGCGTTGGGGCGAGTGGGTATGGCGCAAAAGGCCGATGATTGGCCTGCACGGCTTTCTGGTGGGCAGCAACAGCGCGTGGGCATTGCGCGTGCTCTGGCGCTGAACCCGGAGCTATTACTACTGGATGAACCTACCTCGGCGCTCGATCCTGAGCGTGTTGAAGAGGTGCTAGATGTAATCCGTGTGCTGGCCGAGCAGGGGATGACCATGGTGATGGTCACGCATGAAATGGCCTTTGCCGCCCACATTTCTTCGCGTCTGGTATTCATGGCTGACGGTAACATTATCGAAAGCGGTACACCGAGACAGATATTTACGCAGCCGCAAAGCGAGCGGCTAAAACGCTTCATTGCCCCGTTGTTTCGTCGGCCGCTACAGCCCGAAGAGTTGGAGAAATTATCATGA
- a CDS encoding amino acid ABC transporter permease: protein MTDFIANFILWLPMLTQGALTTFALCLTAMVAGFLVGIGVWRMSTSPLRLCRLTAQGWVSLFRGTPVLAQLLLCFYLPSQLGLDIPGFVAAVLALTLNTAAYQSQILKSGFSSISPGQLEAAAICGLSSRQILWRIQVPQVIRMTLPSLISELIDVIKASAVVSVIALTDLMRVGQQLASSTYQPLQVYLAVALVYLLLTSLLALLGRQTERHWQREQR, encoded by the coding sequence ATGACGGATTTCATCGCGAATTTTATCCTTTGGCTGCCCATGCTGACTCAGGGAGCGCTTACGACCTTTGCGCTCTGTCTGACGGCAATGGTCGCCGGTTTTCTGGTAGGAATTGGCGTCTGGCGTATGTCGACAAGCCCATTGCGGCTTTGTCGGCTGACGGCTCAGGGATGGGTCAGCCTGTTTCGCGGTACGCCGGTTCTGGCGCAGTTACTCCTTTGCTTCTATTTGCCGTCGCAGCTCGGTCTGGACATCCCCGGTTTTGTAGCCGCGGTATTAGCGTTAACGCTAAATACGGCCGCTTATCAATCACAAATTCTGAAAAGTGGTTTCTCCAGCATCTCGCCGGGGCAGCTTGAGGCCGCCGCTATTTGCGGGCTCAGTTCGCGGCAAATTTTATGGCGAATTCAGGTGCCGCAGGTCATTCGGATGACGCTGCCGTCGCTGATTTCCGAGCTGATTGATGTGATTAAAGCCTCGGCGGTGGTGTCAGTGATTGCCTTGACCGATTTGATGCGGGTTGGCCAGCAACTGGCATCCTCTACCTACCAGCCGTTACAAGTCTATCTGGCTGTCGCGCTGGTCTATTTACTGCTGACTAGCCTGCTCGCGCTGTTGGGACGCCAGACGGAACGCCACTGGCAGAGGGAACAACGATGA
- a CDS encoding Svx/AvrXca family virulence/avirulence protein: MLKIKTCLTPLNGLLMLSSVLLVNTAYAAEDCVLGQWQVNQAITDMPAVKYQTEHFAFRWNNNDVNRNDAIAAGQKLEQIWDKFIKQIQFPEPYCTQKVKYKANIHIDPTFGLSGGIAGGGSMGMWIGPASLKDHWGLAHEFTHALQGQTGGFQSTGGENYVGWIWESHANWMTHQLDEFRGTSAHCSEMLVNYPHLYLGSTRNRYCNWQFMEYLKDRFGYSVINDMWSKAPKAGERGQSTADPLSVLRTNMGWSQAEFNDVFGDWAMHNVNWDYVDPDGFDRGRFYRSTYGGYGAVQPNQNNADRLLRTTTLEPVVGASPNLRRFSVPFDQAPQQLGYNIVRLIPENGVRKITVKFRGIVQSKPAITRFPGLKNDPAALPQPHSDWRWGVVAIGADGVSRYSQLQRGASATVKNFTIRPDDRGVYMVVMGTPSQMQKIKWDQAYYSLYRYPWMADFTGVWPEGSQPGAENPTASGSRHPNGGGWVASAANVAPTAYVGPYARVIGGTVRDNARIEDRATVLSGTVEGRAVVSGLTVLQGDTVVRDNARLHTVFMGPGAFERGIVLSGNAQMRGDAEIRGASASQGVFYGFIDENEVKSGDAGAYLTEAVPEVTAIPIYSTK, translated from the coding sequence ATGCTGAAAATAAAAACATGCCTTACGCCGCTAAATGGGCTTCTCATGTTAAGCAGCGTTTTACTCGTCAATACGGCATATGCCGCTGAAGATTGTGTTTTGGGCCAATGGCAGGTAAATCAAGCGATCACCGACATGCCCGCGGTAAAATATCAGACGGAACATTTCGCTTTTCGTTGGAATAATAATGATGTTAACCGCAATGATGCAATTGCCGCAGGGCAGAAGCTCGAACAAATTTGGGATAAGTTTATTAAACAAATTCAGTTTCCTGAACCTTACTGTACCCAAAAAGTAAAATATAAGGCCAATATTCACATTGATCCCACTTTTGGACTGAGTGGCGGGATTGCGGGAGGCGGCAGCATGGGAATGTGGATTGGCCCTGCCTCGCTCAAGGATCATTGGGGGTTGGCGCATGAGTTTACTCACGCGTTACAAGGGCAAACCGGCGGCTTTCAGAGTACCGGCGGAGAAAATTATGTTGGTTGGATTTGGGAATCCCACGCGAACTGGATGACGCATCAGTTGGATGAATTTCGCGGCACATCGGCACATTGTTCGGAAATGCTGGTTAACTATCCCCATCTCTATCTCGGGTCAACGCGTAACCGTTACTGCAACTGGCAGTTTATGGAATATTTGAAAGATCGCTTTGGTTATAGCGTCATCAATGATATGTGGTCAAAAGCGCCAAAAGCGGGAGAACGCGGCCAATCTACTGCCGATCCGCTGTCGGTGCTGCGTACCAATATGGGGTGGAGTCAGGCTGAATTTAATGACGTATTCGGCGACTGGGCGATGCACAATGTTAACTGGGATTATGTTGATCCAGACGGCTTCGATCGCGGTCGCTTCTATCGTTCAACCTACGGCGGCTATGGAGCCGTGCAACCTAACCAGAATAATGCTGACCGTCTGCTACGAACCACGACGCTTGAGCCTGTGGTCGGCGCCAGCCCGAATCTTCGCCGTTTCTCCGTGCCATTCGACCAGGCTCCACAGCAGCTGGGTTACAACATCGTGCGGCTAATTCCTGAAAATGGCGTGAGGAAAATTACGGTCAAATTTCGTGGCATAGTGCAGAGTAAACCGGCTATTACCCGTTTCCCTGGGTTGAAAAACGATCCGGCAGCCCTACCTCAGCCCCACTCCGACTGGCGCTGGGGGGTTGTCGCTATCGGTGCAGATGGCGTTTCTCGTTACAGCCAATTACAGCGTGGCGCATCTGCTACTGTGAAAAATTTCACAATCCGTCCGGACGATCGAGGCGTTTACATGGTAGTGATGGGCACGCCTTCGCAAATGCAGAAGATTAAGTGGGATCAAGCTTACTATTCTCTATATCGCTACCCGTGGATGGCTGATTTTACCGGCGTTTGGCCGGAAGGCAGTCAGCCTGGCGCTGAGAACCCTACCGCTAGCGGTTCCCGACATCCTAATGGCGGTGGTTGGGTAGCGAGTGCAGCGAATGTTGCCCCGACCGCTTATGTCGGGCCTTATGCGCGAGTGATTGGCGGTACGGTGAGGGATAATGCCAGGATAGAGGATCGTGCCACCGTTCTTAGTGGAACAGTGGAAGGGCGTGCCGTCGTTAGCGGTCTGACGGTATTACAAGGCGACACCGTGGTGCGCGATAATGCTCGGTTACATACGGTCTTCATGGGGCCGGGCGCCTTTGAACGCGGCATAGTGCTTTCCGGCAATGCGCAAATGCGCGGCGATGCGGAAATTCGTGGCGCTTCCGCTTCGCAGGGCGTGTTCTATGGGTTTATTGATGAAAATGAGGTTAAAAGCGGCGATGCTGGCGCTTACCTGACTGAGGCCGTACCGGAAGTAACGGCTATCCCGATCTACAGTACGAAATAG
- a CDS encoding DUF1989 domain-containing protein → MMTTTTHYPSCCEKDNGDALGRNPTATSPISADGVPILNELYTIPPRCGRAVKLKKGQVIKIINTPGSQVCDTWFFNSEDLSEFSSMEHTRAFIDKIIPQPGDVLVTNQRRAIATLLTDTSPGVHDTLIAACDLYRYTNMGITEYHDSCADNMRMALNAIGLRAREVPQPLNLWMNTPVNPDYSISWLPAVSKAGDYVEIRAELDCVAVMSACPQDIVPINGCSPKEIQFIVME, encoded by the coding sequence ATGATGACCACAACGACACACTATCCATCCTGCTGTGAGAAAGACAATGGCGATGCGCTAGGACGCAATCCAACGGCTACATCACCCATTTCGGCCGACGGCGTTCCCATTCTCAATGAGCTATATACGATTCCGCCGCGTTGCGGACGTGCCGTTAAACTAAAAAAAGGGCAGGTGATTAAGATCATCAACACCCCAGGCAGTCAGGTTTGCGATACCTGGTTTTTCAATAGCGAGGATCTCAGCGAGTTTTCTTCCATGGAGCATACGCGCGCCTTCATCGACAAGATTATCCCGCAGCCGGGTGATGTGCTGGTGACCAACCAGCGCCGTGCGATCGCGACATTACTGACCGATACGTCGCCCGGCGTACACGATACGTTGATCGCGGCGTGCGATCTTTATCGTTACACCAACATGGGGATCACGGAATACCACGATAGCTGTGCCGACAATATGCGTATGGCGCTGAATGCGATTGGTTTGCGTGCGCGTGAAGTGCCACAACCGCTTAATTTATGGATGAATACGCCGGTAAATCCTGATTATTCTATTTCCTGGTTGCCCGCTGTCAGCAAAGCGGGTGATTATGTAGAAATTCGCGCCGAGCTGGACTGCGTGGCGGTGATGTCTGCCTGCCCACAAGACATCGTCCCTATCAACGGCTGCTCGCCAAAAGAAATTCAATTTATCGTAATGGAATAA